The nucleotide window GCCGCGCGCCGGGCGAACGCCGTGTGAAACGCCTCCAGGCCGGCCGCGAGCTTGGCGACATCGGCGGGTTCCATCTGCTCCAGGGTGGCCGTGACCTCTCGGCTCCGCGCCGCGCGGTACTCCTCCAGCAGCACTCTGCCGCGCAGGCTCAGCCTCAGCTCGACCTCGCGCCGGCTCGTCGCGCTGGGACCCCGTTCGGCGAGACCCATCGCCTCCAGGCGGTCGCAGAGTCGGCTGACCGCCGGTGGACGCGAGGCGAGCGCTTCGGCGAGCGTGCGCAGATTCGTGCCCTCCCGCTTCTCGATCACGAGGAGCGCGCGGAGCTGGGA belongs to Streptomyces sp. NBC_01454 and includes:
- a CDS encoding MarR family winged helix-turn-helix transcriptional regulator; translation: MSRFTSRSPSREQASAAALAASELLEVLWGRGQEAARSAEVSPSQLRALLVIEKREGTNLRTLAEALASRPPAVSRLCDRLEAMGLAERGPSATSRREVELRLSLRGRVLLEEYRAARSREVTATLEQMEPADVAKLAAGLEAFHTAFARRAADEGGASVRDDSVADSA